TCGGGCTCACATCCACCCATACTCCGCCATGGACAATGGCTCCCCATCGCCAACGATGAAATGGTCCAATACCCGCACATCGATCAGCTCAAGCGCTTCCTGAAGCCGCTCGGTGAGCGCTCGATCGGCTTGGCTGGGCTCGGTGTTGCCGGAGGGGTGGTTGTGGCACAGGATCACGGCAGCGGCGTTGTGGGCCAATGCCCTCTTGACCACTTGCCGGGGATGGACACTGGCGCTATCGATCGAGCCGCGAAACAGCGCCTCGAAGGTCAGCACCTGGTGCTTGGAATTGAGAAACAGGCAACCAAACACCTCGTGGGGCTCGTGGCGCAGCATTGATTTCAGATAGTCACGGACCGCGAACGGGCTTTCCAGCGTGGTCTTCTCCCGTGCCCGTTCAGCCAGATGCCGACGACTCATTTCCTGAGCGGCCTGAAGCTGGGCAAACTTCGCCGGCCCGAGCCCCATATGGTTACTGAAGGTGATCTGATCCGCTTCAAGCAGCGCGCGCAGGCTGCCAAATTGGATCAAGAGTTGTCGCGCCAGGTCCACCGCGCTTCTGCCCGCCACACCCGTGCGTAAAAATATCGCCAGCAACTCGGCGTCCGAAAGGCTCCCCGCTCCCGACGCCAATAACCTTTCCCGCGGCCGCTCGGCCACGGGCCAATCCCGAATACTCATGGCATCTCCCTGATAGTGGGCGCCGCTGTTCCGTAGCGGACGCTGTGATATCTTAGCCCATCTTTTTTGCAGGCGATTTGCACCCAGGCAGGCTCATGCCGAGGGTTTCGCCCTGCACTGACCACTGAAATCGAAAGGCAGGCCTATGCAGCGGCTGTATCGGAAACGCATCGTTCTGGGCGTCGGCGGCGGCATTGCTGCCTACAAGAGCGCCGAGCTGGTTCGCAGGCTTATCGACCAGGGCGCGGAAGTGCGGGTCGTCATGACCCGTGGCGGCAGCGAGTTCATCACGCCGCTGACCATGCAGGCCCTGTCCGGCCACCCGGTCCACCTGGATCTGCTCGACCCGGCGGCCGAAGCCGCCATGGGTCATATCGAACTGGCCAAGTGGGCCGACCTGGTGCTGATCGCCCCGGCGACGGCCGATCTGATCGCTCGCCTCGCCCAAGGCATTGCCAATGACCTGTTGACCACCCTGGTGCTCGCCACCGACGCAGTGGTCGCCGTGGCACCGGCCATGAACCAGGCGATGTGGCGCGACCCAGCCACCCAGGCCAACCTGCAACTGCTTGAAAGCCGCGACCTGAAAGTCTTCGGCCCGGCTTCCGGCAGCCAGGCCTGCGGCGATGTCGGCATGGGCCGCATGCTCGAGGCCACCGACCTGGCCCAGTGCGCCGCCGACTGCTTCAAACGCGAGGCCCTGACGGGCAAGCACGTGCTGATCACCGCCGGGCCGACCCAGGAAAACATCGACCCGGTGCGCTATATCACCAACCACAGCTCCGGAAAGATGGGCTTCGCCCTGGCCGAAGCCGCCGTGGAGGCCGGCGCCCGGGTGACGCTGATCACCGGCCCCGTGCACCTGCCAACGCCGGACCGCGTGACCCGTATCGACGTGGTCAGCGCCCGAGACATGCTTGCAGCCTGCGAAGCCGCCATTCCGTGCGACCTGTTCATCGCCTCGGCGGCAGTGGCGGACTACCGCCCTGAAGTCGTCGCCCCGCAAAAATTGAAGAAAGACCCTACGAGCGGCGACGGCCTGCTCCTGCAAATGGTGCGCAACCCTGACATCCTGGCCACCATCGCCACCCGCCCCGACCGTCCATTCAGCGTGGGCTTCGCCGCCGAAACCGAACACCTGCTCGATTACGCCGCGCGTAAGCTCAAGGACAAGAATCTGGACCTGATCGTCGCCAATGACGTCGCCAACCCGAGCATCGGCTTCAACAGCGAAGAAAACGCCTGCAGCGTGATCGACCGCCAGTTGCACGCCACGCTTTTCGCCCAGACCAGCAAGGGCAAGATCGCCCGCCAACTGATCACTTTCATCGCCGAACGGCTGAACCAGGTTTAATTTCAATGCACGCTCTACAAGCCAAGATCCTCGACCCACGCATTGGCAACGAATTCCCGCTGCCGCAATACGCCACACCTGGCTCCGCCGGCCTCGACCTGCGGGCCATGCTCAAGCAGGACACGGTGCTGGAACCAGGCCAGACCTTGCTGATTCCGACCGGCCTGTCGGTCTACATCGGTGACCCGGGCCTTGCCGCGCTGATCCTGCCACGCTCGGGCCTGGGCCATAAGCACGGCATCGTGCTGGGCAACCTGGTGGGCCTGATCGACTCCGATTACCAGGGCGAATTGATGGTGTCGTGCTGGAACCGCGGCCAGACCGCTTTCAACATCGCCGTGGGCGAGCGCATTGCCCAACTGGTGCTGGTGCCGGTGGTCCAGGCCCACTTCGAGCTGGTCCAGGAATTCGACGAAAGCCAGCGTGGCGCAGGTGGTTTCGGGCATTCCGGGAGCCATTGAGCCACATATCCAGCCGGGTGCCCTGCCCGGCTGCTTTATTAAGCTTCTGTTTCAGGACGAAAAATGCGCGACGGCTGGCGACGAGGTTTCCCATCCGGAATCAACGTTTTAGACGGTTCAGACCGGGGTAACGCTGTCTCATGGCACTTTCCCACCGCGAACTCTCTGCCAAAAACGTCGTCATACCCTTCAGCTTGAGCCTGCCGACACCCAATGTCGGCCTGTCCAGTCACCTTCCTGATAGAGCGCCCCGCCCATGAACACCCCAGCCGCAATCGCCCCGATCTTTCCTGACAGCATCTTCCGCGCCTACGACATCCGTGGCGTCGTGCCGGAAACCCTGACGGCTGAAACCGCCTACTGGATTGGCCGTGCCATCGGCTCCCAGAGCCTGGCCCAGGGCGAACCGAACGTGAACGTCGGCCGCGATGGTCGCTTGTCCGGCCCGGAGCTGGTCGAGCAACTGATCAAGGGCATTGCCGACAGTGGCTGCCACGTCAGCGATGTCGGCCTGGTGCCAACACCGGCGCTGTACTACGCCGCCAACGTGCTGGCCGGCAAATCCGGCGTGATGCTCACCGGCAGCCACAACCCGTCGAACTACAACGGCTTCAAGATCGTCGTCGCCGGCGACACCCTCGCCAACGAGCAGATCCAGGCACTGCACACCCGCCTCAAGACCAATGACTTGAGCAGCGGCCAAGGCAGCGTGACCAAGGTCGACATTCTGCCGCGCTACAACGACGAGATCGTCAAGGACGTGAAACTCGCCCGCCGCCTGAAAGTGGTGGTCGATTGCGGCAACGGCGCGGCTGGCGTGATCGCCCCGCAACTGATCGAAGCCCTGAACTGCGAAGTGATCCCGCTGTTCTGCGACGTTGACGGCAACTTCCCGAACCACCACCCGGACCCGGGCAAGCTGGAAAACCTGCAGGACCTGATCGCCAAGGTCAAGGAAACCAAGGCAGACCTGGGCCTGGCCTTCGACGGCGATGGCGACCGCGTGGGCGTGGTGACCGAGACCGGCAGCGTCGTGTTCCCGGACCGCCTGTTGATGCTGTTCGCCAAAGACGTGGTGGCACGCAACCCCGACGCCGAAATCATCTTCGACGTGAAATGCACCCGTCGCCTGGTACCCCTGATCAAGGAATACGGCGGTCGTCCGCTCATGTGGAAAACCGGTCATTCCTTGATCAAGAAGAAAATGAAACAAAGCGGTGCCCTGCTGGCCGGCGAAATGAGCGGCCACATCTTCTTCAAGGAACGCTGGTTCGGTTTTGATGACGGTATCTACAGCGCCGCGCGTCTGCTGGAGATCCTCAGCAAGGAGAAATCCACCGCGGAAGAGCTGTTCGCGACCTTCCCGAACGATATTTCTACGCCAGAAATCAATATCCATGTGACCGAAGAGAGCAAATTCAGCATCATTGATGCACTGCACGACGCCCAGTGGGGCGAAGGCGCCGAACTGACCACCATCGATGGCGTTCGGGTCGACTATCCACACGGCTGGGGCCTGGTTCGCGCGTCCAACACCACACCGGTGCTGGTACTGCGCTTCGAGGCCGACAACGAAGCCGAACTGCAGCGCATCAAGGACGTGTTCCACGCCCAACTCAAACGTGTTGCACCTGATCTCCAACTACCGTTTTGATTTTTTGAAGCACTACCGGAGCCCTGAATGACCCTCGAACGCGAAGCCGCCGCCAACACCGCCAAGGTCCTGTCCGAAGCGTTGCCTTATATCCGACGCTACGTCGGCAAGACCCTGGTGATCAAATACGGCGGCAACGCGATGGAAAGCGAGGAGCTCAAGACCGGCTTCGCCCGCGATATCGTGCTGATGAAGGCCGTGGGCATCAACCCGGTGGTGGTGCACGGTGGTGGCCCGCAGATCGGTGACCTGCTCAAGCGCCTGTCGATCGAGAGCCACTTCATCGATGGCATGCGCGTTACCGATGCGCAGACCATGGACGTGGTGGAAATGGTCCTCGGCGGCCAGGTCAACAAGGACATCGTCAACCTGATCAACCGCCACGGCGGCAGCGCCATCGGCCTGACCGGCAAGGACGCTGAGCTGATTCGGGCGAAGAAGCTCACCGTTACCCGCCAGACCCCGGAGATGACCCAGCCGGAAATCATCGACATTGGCCAGGTGGGCGAAGTGGTCGGCATCAACACCGACCTGCTGAACCTGCTGGTCAAGGGCGACTTCATCCCGGTCATCGCGCCAATCGGCGTGGGCGCCAACGGTGAGTCGTACAACATCAACGCCGACCTGGTGGCCGGTAAGGTTGCCGAGGCACTGAAGGCCGAGAAGCTGATGCTGTTGACCAACATTGCCGGCCTGATGGACAAGACCGGCAAGGTCCTGACCGGACTGTCGACCCAACAAGTCGATGACTTGATCGCCGATGGCACGATCTACGGCGGCATGCTGCCGAAGATTCGTTGCGCGCTGGAAGCGGTACAAGGCGGCGTTGGCAGCTCGCTGATCATCGATGGTCGTGTGCCGAATGCGATCCTGCTCGAGATCTTCACCGATACGGGTGTGGGCACGCTGATCAGCAATCGCAAGCGTCCGTAAGCAATACCCAGATAAAAAGACCCCGCTCAACCTGGTTGAGCGGGGTCTTTTTTTACACCACTTTTTCAGACGATGCTTTTGTGGCGAGGGAGCTTGCTCCCGCTCGGCCGGGCTGGCGCTCCAGTGCGCAGCGACCGTAAAAATATTGGGGCCGCTGCGCCCGAAGCGTCGGACCGACCCAGCGGGAGCAAGCTCCCTCGCCACAGGATCAAAATCAGCGGTTTTCTTAGACGCCGAACTGCGCTCGATAAGCCTCAACCGCAGGCAGATGCTGCTTGAGCTGCGGATCGTCGGCCAAGAACTCCAGCACCTGGTTCAGCGAGACAATGCTGATCACCGGGATGCCGAAGTCGCGCTCCACTTCCTGGATCGCCGACAGCTCACCGTTGCCGCGCTCCTGGCGGTTCAGGGCGATCAGCACGCCGGCGGCCTTGGCGCCTTCTTGCGAGGCGATGATCTGCATCACTTCGCGGATGGCGGTGCCGGCGGTGATGACGTCATCGATGATCAGCACGTCGCCGGTCAGCGGCGCGCCGACCAGGCTGCCGCCCTCGCCGTGGGCCTTGGCTTCCTTGCGGTTGAAGCACCAAGGCAGGTCGCGGCCATGGTGTTCGGCCAGGGCGACGGCGGTGGTGGCGGCCAGGGGGATGCCTTTGTAGGCGGGGCCGAACAAGACGTCGAACGGAATGCCGCTCTCGACGATGGCCGCGGCATAGAACCGGCCCAACTGCGCCAGCGCGGTTCCGCTGTTGAACAGGCCCGCATTGAAGAAGTACGGGCTGGTGCGCCCGGACTTGAGGGTGAACTCACCGAAGCGCAAAACGCCGCGATCGATGGCAAAGCGAATGAAATCGCGCTGATACGCCTGCATGAAAAAAAGCCTCAAATACCGCGGATTTAGCTAAATAGGTACACGGCGTGTATCATACACGCACGTGATTTTTGGGGCCATTTATGCGGATCATCAGTGTGAACGTCAATGGTATTCAGGCTGCAGTCGAGCGTGGTTTGCTCAGTTGGCTGCAAGCACAGAATGCCGACGTCATCTGCCTGCAGGACACCCGCGCCTCCGCCTTTGAACTGGACGATGCAGCCTTCCAACTGGATGGTTACTTCCTTTATGCCTGCGATGCCGAAGTCCCCGCCCAGGGTGGCGTGGCTCTGTACTCGCGGCTGCAACCGAAGGCTGTCATCAACGGTCTCGGTTTCGAGACGGCGGACCGCTACGGGCGCTACCTGCAAGCCGATTTCGACAAGGTCAGCATCGCGACCTTACTGCTCCCATCGGGGCAGAACGGCGATGAAGATTTGAATCAGAAATTCAAGTTGATGGACGACTTCGCCCGCTACCTTGATAAACAGCGGCGCAAACGTCGCGAGTACATCTACTGTGGCTCGCTGTACGTGGCGCAACAGAAGCTGGATATCAAGAACTGGCGCGACAGCCAGCAATCTCCTGGTTTCCTGGCGCCGGAACGGGCCTGGATGGACGAGATCATTGGCAACATGGGTTATGTCGACGCCCTGCGTGAAGTCAGCCGCGAAGGCGACCAGTACAGCTGGTGGCCGGACAACGAGCAGGCCGAGATGCTCAACCTCGGCTGGCGTTTCGACTACCAGTTGCTGACGCCTGGGCTGCGCCGCTTCGTACGCAGCGCCCGCCTGCCGCGCCAGCCACGATTCTCGCAGCATGCGCCGCTGATCGTGGACTACGACTGGACGTTGACGATCTAAGTGTCATCCGCAGCTACAAAAAAACCGACAGCAATGTCGGTTTTTTGTGGGCGTTGAAGACCCATTGTGGGGGCGAGCTTGCTCGCGATGGCGGTGGATCATTCAACACCGATGCTGAATGAAAAATCGCTATCGCGAGCAAGCTCGCTCCCACAGGGACAGGCGTTTACTGATCGTTATTTAACCAACCGCCAGGTAAACGGATACCGATACGGCTGCCCTTCATTGGCCTTCACGCCAGCGATGATGGTCAGCACCAACGCACCGATTGCCACCAGGCCAAACAGGAAGAAACCGATCACCACGATCATCAGCAGCAAGCTGATAGCCGCGGCGATCGCCACAGTGATTTGGAAGTTCAGCGCTTCCTTGCCCTGGGCATCGATGAACGGGTCGGATTCACGCTTGATCTGCCAGATGATCAGCGGGCCGATCAGCGAACCGAACGGAATGAAAATCCCCACCAGCGCAGACAGGTGACAAAACATCGCCCATTGCCGCACTTCTCTGCTCGGCTGGGGCAACAGGACTTGCTCATCACTCATGACATTCTCCTTGTCTGAAGCGCACAACGATCAGTCGGCCAATGCGGCCTTTTGCAGTTCGAAGATTTCGTTCATGCCTTTCTTCGCCAGCTCCAGCATAGCGTTCAATTCTTCCGGCTGGAACGGCGCGCCTTCGGCAGTGCCCTGGACTTCGATGAAGCCACCGGCGCTGGTCATCACCACGTTCAGGTCGGTCTCGGCGGCGGAGTCTTCCAGGTAGTCCAGGTCCAGCACCGGCTCGCCCTGGTACATGCCCACCGACACGGCGGCGATCATTTGCTTGAGCGGGTCGCCGCCCTTCAGGCCGCCGCGCTTCTTGATCACTTTCAAGGCATCGACCAGCGCAACCATCGCACCGGTGATGGACGCGGTGCGAGTGCCGCCGTCAGCCTGGATCACATCGCAGTCGACATACAACGTGACGTCGCCCAGCTTGGACATGTCCAGCGCGGCGCGCAGCGAACGACCGATCAGGCGCTGGATTTCCAGGGTCCGGCCGCCCTGCTTGCCACGACTGGCCTCACGCTGGTTCCGCTCGCCGGTTGCGCGCGGCAGCATGCCGTATTCGGCGGTCAGCCAACCTTGGCCCTGCCCCTTGAGGAAGCGAGGCACGCCGTTTTCGACGCTGACGGTGCAGATGACTTTGGTATCACCGAATTCGACCAGTACAGATCCCTCGGCGTGTTTGGTGTAGTTGCGGGTAATGCGGATCGAGCGAAGCTGATCGGCAGCGCGACCACTTGGACGTTTCATAGGGAACACCTGTACAGAGGACGGAAAACTGCTGGGCATTATAGAGCCGTGGACAGCCATAGGGCATATCTAAAAAGCCGACGCGACGGGTGAACACGCTGGAGGCCCCGGCCGACGGGCTGCAGCGCTTTGTAACCGGAGCTGTTTGGGCACTGCGTCCCACTGCGCTACAATCCTGCGCCTTTGCTGCCCTGCGGCATTTATCCACAAGTCCCAGGCGCCACGACCACCGTTGTGGGTGCCTGCATTGCGAGGAACCTCCATGGTGCACAGCATGACCGCCTTCGCCCGCGTCGAGAAGGCCGGCGCCCAAGGCACGCTGAGCTGGGAACTGCGCTCGGTCAATAGCCGCTACCTGGAGCCGCACCTGCGCTTGCCCGAGTCCTTCCGCGACCTCGAAGGCGGCGTGCGCGAAGCGCTGCGCCAGGGCCTGTCCCGGGGCAAGCTGGAATGCACCCTGCGCTTTACCGAAGAAAGCAGCGGCAAGACGCTGCAGATCGACCGCGAGCGCGCGGCGCAACTGGTTGCCGCCGCAGAAACCGTCGCCAGCCTGATCAAGAATCCCGCCGCCCTGAATCCACTCGAGGTCCTGGCCTGGCCCGGCGTACTGGTAGGCGACGCGAGCGATCCCCAGGCGCTGAACGCCGAGGCGCTGGCGCTGTTCAATCAAGGCCTGAAGGAACTCAAGGCCGGTCGCGAGCGCGAAGGCGCGGAGCTGGCCCGGCTGATCAACGAGCGCCTGACCTCCATTGAAGAAGACGTCGTCACCCTGCGCGAGCTGGTCCCGCAGATGCTCGCCACCCAGCGCCAGAAAGTCCTCGACCGCTTCGCCGACATGAAGGCCGAGCTGGACCCGCAGCGCCTGGAACAGGAAATGGTCATGCTCGCGCAAAAAAGCGACGTGGCTGAAGAACTGGATCGACTGAGCACCCACATCATCGAAGTTCGCCGGGTGCTCAAGTCCGGTGGTGCGGCCGGTCGTCGCCTCGACTTCCTGATGCAGGAGCTCAACCGCGAGGCCAATACACTGGGCTCCAAAGCCTTCGACCCGCGCAGCACCCAAGCGGCGGTCAACCTCAAGGTGTTGATCGAACAAATGCGCGAACAAGTGCAGAACATTGAGTAAGGCTAACCCGACATGACCCACAGCACCGGCACTCTCTACATCATTTCCGCGCCTTCGGGCGCCGGCAAGACCAGCCTGGTCAAGGCCCTGATCGACGCAGAGCCGCAGATCCGCGTTTCGGTCTCCCACACCACCCGCGCCATGCGCCCGGGTGAAGTCAACGGGGTGAACTATCACTTCGTCGATCGTGAGGAGTTCGTGAAGATGGCCGAGCACGGCGACTTCCTCGAACGCGCCGAAGTCTTCGGCAACCTCTACGGCACTTCGCAAAGCTATTTGCAGCAGACCCTCGACGAGGGCCACGACCTGATCCTGGAAATCGACTGGCAGGGCGCCGAGCAAGTTCGCAAGCTGATGCCCCACGCCCGTTCGATCTTCATCCTGCCGCCAAGCCAGCAAGCCTTGCGCCAGCGCCTGACCAACCGCGGCCAGGACAGCGATGAAATCATCGAAGGCCGGATGCGCGAAGCGGTCAGCGAAATGAGCCATTACGTCGACTACGATTACCTGATCATCAACGACGATTTCGCCCATGCACTGGATGACTTGAAGGCGATTTTCCGCGCCAGCCAGCTCCAGCAAAAACGCCAACAGCAACGTTTCGGTAAATTATTGGCCGAACTGCTGGGCTGAACAGCCCTTCCCAAAACCGCTGCGACGGCTTTACATTGGTACTCGCAGCGCGCCGAGGGGTTTGATCAAAAAATCAGCGCTTCCCTAAACGCTGGTGTTTTTTTAAACTGTCGAGTCCGCTCGCCCAACCGGGCAGCGCGCATATTGCATTCGCTCCGAGGAATACCATGGCCCGCGTAACCGTTGAAGACTGCCTAGAACACGTGGAAAACCGCTTTGAGCTGGTCATGCTCTCTACCAAGCGTGCCCGTCAACTGGCCACCGGCGGCAAAGAGCCATTGGTCCAGTGGGAAAACGACAAGCCTACCGTGGTAGCGCTGCGTGAAATCGCCGAAGGCCTGATGAGCTACGAGTTCATCGCCAACGCTGAAATCGTTGAAGACGAACCGCTGTTCGCGGCGTTCGAGGACGAGTCCAACGAGGCGGTCTAAGCCTATGCCTGGTCGACGTAGCACGGCGCGGGGTCACAGCAGACGGCAGGAGTCATCATCATGCCGAGCATAGACGCCCTCGCCGATCGCTTATCGGCCTACCTCGGCACGGACCAGGTCAACCTGGTCCGCCGAGCCTATTTCTACGCCGAACAAGCCCACGACGGCCAGCGCCGCCGCAGCGGCGAGGCGTACGTCACGCACCCGCTCGCGGTGGCGAATATTCTTGCCGACATGCACATGGACCATCAGAGCCTGATGGCGGCCATGCTGCACGACGTGATCGAAGACACCGGCATTGCCAAGGAAGCGCTGCAAGCGCAGTTTGGCGAAACCGTGGCCGAACTGGTCGACGGGGTCAGCAAGCTGACCCAGATGAACTTCGAGACCAAGGCCGAGGCCCAGGCCGAGAACTTCCAGAAGATGGCCATGGCCATGGCCCGCGATATCCGCGTGATCCTGGTCAAGCTCGCCGACCGGTTGCACAACATGCGCACCCTGGAAGTGCTTTCCGGCGAAAAGCGCCGGCGCATCGCCAAGGAAACCCTGGAAATCTATGCGCCCATTGCCAATCGCCTGGGCATGCATGCGATCCGCATCGAGTTCGAGGACCTGGGCTTCAAGGCGATGCACCCGATGCGTTCGGCGCGGATCAACCAAGCCGTCAAGCGCGCCCGGGGCAACCGCAAGGAAATCGTCAACAAGATCGAAGAGTCCCTGAGCCACTGCCTGGCAATCGACGGCATCGAAGGCGAAGTCAGCGGACGGCAGAAACACCTCTACGGCATCTACAAGAAAATGCGCGGCAAGCGTCGGGCCTTCAACGAGATCATGGACGTCTATGCGTTCCGGATCATCGTCGACAAGGTCGACACCTGCTACCGCGTGCTGGGTGCCGTACATAATTTGTACAAGCCGTTGCCGGGGCGCTTCAAGGATTACATCGCGATTCCCAAGGCCAACGGCTACCAATCGCTGCACACCACGCTGTTCGGCATGCACGGCGTACCGATCGAAATTCAGATCCGCACCCGCGAAATGGAAGAGATGGCCAACAATGGCATCGCGGCCCATTGGCTGTACAAATCCAGCGGCGACGAGCAACCCAAGAGCACTCACGCCCGCGCGCGGCAGTGGGTCAAGGGTGTGCTGGAAATGCAGCAGCGCGCCGGTAACTCCCTGGAATTCATTGAAAGCGTAAAGATCGACCTGTTTCCAGACGAGGTCTACGTCTTCACGCCCAAAGGCCGGATCATGGAGCTGCCCAAGGGCTCCACGGCGGTGGACTTTGCCTACGCCGTGCACACCGATGTGGGCAATAGCTGCATCGCCTGCCGCATCAACCGCCGCCTGGCACCGTTGTCCGAACCGCTGCAAAGCGGCTCCACGGTGGAAATCGTCAGCGCCCCCGGCGCGCGCCCCAACCCGGCGTGGCTCAACTTCGTGGTCACCGGCAAGGCCCGCACGCACATCCGCCACGCGTTGAAGCTGCAACGTCGCTCCGAGTCCATCAGCCTCGGCGAACGCCTGCTGAACAAGGTCCTGAACGGTTTCGACAGCTCGCTGGACAAGATCCCGGCCGAGCGCGTGCAGGTCATGCTCCACGAATACCGCCTCGAATTGATCGAAGACCTGCTCGAGGACATCGGCCTGGGCAATCGCATGGCCTATGTCGTCGCCCGCCGCCTGCTTGGCGAAGGCGAACAGCTGCCAAGCCCTGAGGGCCCGCTGGCGATTCGTGGCACCGAAGGCCTGGTGCTCAGCTATGCCAAGTGCTGCACACCGATCCCGGGCGACCCGATTGTCGGCCACCTGTCCGCCGGCAAGGGGATGGTGGTGCACCTGGACAACTGCCGCAATATCAGCGAAATCCGCCACAACCCGGAGAAATGCATCCAGCTTTCATGGGCCAAGGACGTGACCGGCGAATTCAACGTCGAACTGCGCGTCGAGCTGGAGCACCAGC
This genomic interval from Pseudomonas alvandae contains the following:
- the spoT gene encoding bifunctional GTP diphosphokinase/guanosine-3',5'-bis pyrophosphate 3'-pyrophosphohydrolase; protein product: MPSIDALADRLSAYLGTDQVNLVRRAYFYAEQAHDGQRRRSGEAYVTHPLAVANILADMHMDHQSLMAAMLHDVIEDTGIAKEALQAQFGETVAELVDGVSKLTQMNFETKAEAQAENFQKMAMAMARDIRVILVKLADRLHNMRTLEVLSGEKRRRIAKETLEIYAPIANRLGMHAIRIEFEDLGFKAMHPMRSARINQAVKRARGNRKEIVNKIEESLSHCLAIDGIEGEVSGRQKHLYGIYKKMRGKRRAFNEIMDVYAFRIIVDKVDTCYRVLGAVHNLYKPLPGRFKDYIAIPKANGYQSLHTTLFGMHGVPIEIQIRTREMEEMANNGIAAHWLYKSSGDEQPKSTHARARQWVKGVLEMQQRAGNSLEFIESVKIDLFPDEVYVFTPKGRIMELPKGSTAVDFAYAVHTDVGNSCIACRINRRLAPLSEPLQSGSTVEIVSAPGARPNPAWLNFVVTGKARTHIRHALKLQRRSESISLGERLLNKVLNGFDSSLDKIPAERVQVMLHEYRLELIEDLLEDIGLGNRMAYVVARRLLGEGEQLPSPEGPLAIRGTEGLVLSYAKCCTPIPGDPIVGHLSAGKGMVVHLDNCRNISEIRHNPEKCIQLSWAKDVTGEFNVELRVELEHQRGLIALLASSVNAADGNIEKISMDERDGRISVVQLVVSVHDRVHLARVIKKLRALTGVIRITRMRA